In Gossypium arboreum isolate Shixiya-1 chromosome 3, ASM2569848v2, whole genome shotgun sequence, the sequence TAAACATGTATTTACATATACAGAGAGGCGAAGGACTGACCAATGGGATTGACATTGCCCCAATAGGTCTCAACCTGGGGATGCTGCAAAGGATCACCATAGACCTCACTGGTGCTGGTTAGCAAGAAACGGGCACCAACTCTTTTTGCAAGCCCTAGCATGTTCAATGTTCCCACCACATTGGTCTTGTGGATCGATCCCAAACCCCAACCCAACAATCAAAAATCAAGGATCCCAAATCACAATCACATATAAATGTTATGTCAACTGCAGAAAAGAAAAACATAACCCAAATCTTCATATGTTATTGGGATGAATATTGTCTGAACCGACTCATTTTCATACATTGTAGAACACGAATTGTTGAGAAACTTCTCCTTCAGAAGAAATTCGAAGTGTCATTTGTCCAGAGTCAATAAATCCCTCAACAAATTTGGTATTGTCACATATTAAAATTGTCTCCCAAACCAAAAGTGGAATTCATGGAGCAAAAACACCTTATATTGGACCAGACTTAACGCATGATCACCTATAAGGAATGCCATTAGATACCATTTAGGACATAGGTTCAACCCTACTAATAACATATAAACACCAATTCCTTGGTAGTGTATGTGCCTTCAGATATCATTTAAGGCATGGGTTCAAACCCTGACTGATGGTAGTAAATGGGCACCTTTTCTTTGGTGGATGGAAATATGTCATGCATAGTCTGATCAGACTAGATGCTATTTTGTGAATCATGTTGACAAAGTTGAAAGACAAAATCAGTCCCAACAACACTCctgaaataaaaaaatctaaatatTTCAAGAAAAACGAAAAACGTAAGAAAGGATATGATGGTCTTGACAGGGTTGAACTTGTAATGAACAGGGGAAGCAGGGCAAGCCAAGTGATAGATTTGATCAACTTCCAACAGAATCGGTTCAACCACATCATGTCTTATGAGCTCGAACTTGGGGTTCCCAAAATGGTGCATCAAATTCTCTTTACGCCCCGTAAAGAAATTATCCACCACGATCACACTGTCCCCCCTCGCGATCAGCCGGTCCACAAGGTGGCTTCCCACGAAACCAGCTCCGCCTGTCACCACTATCCTCAAGTTCTTCTTCTTTAACCCCAACGGCACCTTACCAGTCGCCGCCACGTTCCTGCCTCGAAAACCTTCGGTGTAAGCTTCATACAACACCCTCCGAGTCACCTCACTCGACTCAGCTCCCAAACCACTGACAGAACCAGCAATCAAACCactaccaccaccaccaccaccactcaGTTCTTGAAACAACGAAGACGTCGAAACAGGGAACGAGTTAAAAAACAGAGCAGCAATGGCGATCCCGACAAGAACAAAGAAGAACCGCTGTTTCTGAGCCACATAACGGAATGGGGTTTTCCAGTTCCTGACAGGGGATGAAGGGGTCCCAGGACTGATATTTGGCGAACTTTGTGGGGTTGTCTGGTTCCTATGAATCAATTCAGACGCCATTTTTGTTAAAAAACAGGGGAAGAAGGTGTTTGGAAGGAGGAAAAACAAATGATCAAAAAAAAAACCAGAGTTTAATTAAAACTTTTTTTTGGTTTGAATGTTTCCAAAGTGAGAAAAGGAGAGTAATGAGGAGAAAGTGAGCATTTGTTACAAATCACCGGTTCAGTAGGGCTCATGCACGAATATTGGCGCTGGATAATCGGTCTCGAGCTTTGTGGTTGGTCGGTGAGagagctcttttttttttttttttgtctattttATTGCCATATTTTAACCATGTTTTTTTGCTTACTTATATGCCATTGCTTTTGTTTCACAATTACATTTTTTCATTATCGATACtttttacatattttaattatattcacAATTCCTATACTcttcaaatatttaaattttaagtcCAGTTGACACACTGGACCTCTATTAAAttgattatattatattttaagaaTAAACAATATACTTACTTAATCAATCTAAAATCGCGCGAAGACATTAAAAAAAATATcgattttcatttaaaaataatgtGAATAACCTTATAATctcatattcaaaattaaaactttcaTAACGCCAATATCTGATTTTTTTCACATGTGTAATATTGGCAACGAGAGAAaagaatattttgaaatttataattcTTTGGAGAGTGATGTCAATTGGATTTCAATAATCAAATCAAAAGAATAGAAGGCTAATGGAttaaagtaaaaggactaaatttaaaatgTGTGAAGTGTACAAGGACTTAAATAAGAGTTAAACAATTtccatttaaaaagaaaaaatatatattaaagtcATTTAATCCTCGTAGTCTATTTCCCTTATCCTCGTGTACGCGTTGCAGTTGCATTGGTTTCAtttgtgaaaaaaatgaaaattattacaATTGGTGTCTGACAACAATGCATTTCTATTTTTagcctttattttgaaaattgcTAATTCAAAGTTTACTTTTTCGATTatgcaaattcatccaaaaaatttaatttaattccatCAAGGGGGCGTTTGGTTCATCTAATATTAGATTACATTCTGTAATAAGATTACGAGAATGTAAGATTacgaataaaatatgagattacaTTGTTTAGTTATTTGGTTGGAGGGATGTGAGATTCCCTAAAATCACATTTTACTCTGTTGTCCTCgttatagaattttttttaacaagtttagttcttttaatattttttagtcTCAATTTCcataaaattatgataaattattaCAAATCTTACTTTGTATTACAACTTATatattaataagtaaatatattgtgttaaaataaatttataaatcataattataataattcatgAAAAGTGATTGCAACACCAACCATATAATTGTAGTTATAaccataattaaattattaaaatatatagtcATTATAATTGTAATGTATGACATCTACTAGTTTATTATTAAGAAaatacattttttttgttttcaattaGTTTTAAACTTTATTTAAGGAAAAACCTAAATTgattagaataataaaataaataacaaattgtTCCAAAATTTAACATTACCTAAGGAGCGGGTTGTAATGAGATTACACCTATATTACAAAATAACCATAATGTAAAATTACGGGATGACAAAATTACTATAGTATTGGATGAAATCCAAATACTGTAATCTTATTACAGAATGTCATATTACGAATACAAACCAAATGCTCCTAAAagcttatttaaaaatttaattacaatatcacaatttaaaagaataaattcaaattttaagaagataaatttatacaattttaccTTACCATTTCACCGAACACTTACAATTATAAAACAgctttactcacaatttaacctccaaattacaattataaaacagctttactcacaatttaacctCCAAACTAATCCAATTTTTGGATTGAACACTCCAAATTTATACCtaataaattttcaattaaaataaatcaaacaTTTTTATGTTAAGatcaaaaatttgaaaaatttgtgTAAGTTGACTTTGAGATGAAACTTCAACATTCTTGGACCGCCAGCAATGGCTTTAGAATATAATAATAATCTTAGTACGAACATCAAAATAGGGTCACTGAAATGTATCATTTATCAGGTGCTTTATCTAGGAATCAACAAAAATTGTTTTATCTCTGAAGCAAAGATTTATCATAATTAACCAAAAACTAGTTCTAATCTTACATTATCTCAAAATACATTGTAATAAAGCTGAAGATCGAGTCACCAAAACCGGACAAACCGAGGTGCGCAGCTAGAACCGGCGGATATCCTTGGGTGGTTTGAAGTTAAGAGGATGAGTTTGTTCGGTTGCGGTTTCATCTTCTTTCCACATTTTAATGGTCTTGTCTGCTTCACAGGAAATCAATCTTGTACCGGTTACATCATACGAGAGAGCGTAGATGCCGGCTTCACTATCCAACGAGCCTGTAGTAAAAGCAACCCTTTGTGTTAATCATCCTTCCTTTCCGACAATCGACAAGAACTAGTGCAAAAAGAAACCGGAAAAACATACCAGGTTGTACGATCGTCTGAGCTTGCTGGAAATTGTGACCACTCCTCCAATCCCAAAACCACAAACTCCCGTTGTCACCTTCAATGAAGGATTCATATCGGTAAATGATTAGGTTAGAAGCCTTTTTCCAGGCTAACAAAGAGGCATGTACACGATAAAGTTCAGAATGTCAGAATTATTTCgaaatgaaaacaaaaattatAAGCACCTCCGGTAGCCATTACACCATCCTCATTGACGGCCATGGTGTTAATTATAGTCTTCTGCTGAGAGCTGCTCCAGCAACACAAACAAATGATGCTATGTTAGTTCATTATAAATACATACAAGCAAGCGTCTAGAATTCCAGCACGTAAGTAAAAGCGGCTTTTCACTTACAGCATATTGTGCAAGAATTCTCCCTTTGGAAGACTGAATTTCTTAATGTTGTCAGCTGATGCAGATGCAAAAGAATGCCTAAGACGAAATTCGAGAAACATTTTAAGACCATAGAATAGCAACATAAAATTCAGCCATAGCTCCGTTTCACATTAATTAATAAATAGGATGTAGCGGTACATACTCTTTAGGATGTGGTGCCATTGCTCGCACGGACTTCTTATGGTGTGTTAGAGTTGACATCGTTTTTCCTGGACATTGAACGAGTAATTTGTAATAAATGGAACAAAAGATGAGAAATATAGAAACCAGAAAGAAATTGTCACAGAAGTTCAGTTTACCGTATCTAAGGTCCCAGAATTTTATGGTTGTATCATGAGAACCAGTAACAATTTGCGGATCCTGTAACATGAGATATATAAATTCCATTAAAATATAATCTATCAACCCAAAACACAAATATTTAACAAAGTTGAATAAaagaaacttgaaattcaatttctgcAAACATGTAAGGCAGAAATTTAACAATTTCCCATTTGAAGAATTGCGAAGGAAAGAAAAAGATCTTCGTACCGTTGGTCGAGTAAAAACTGAGCAAACAGTATTATCATGCCCAGACAGTGCAAAAATTTGCATCTTGGTGCGAATATCCCATACCTGAAATTTGTGATTTTATCAGATATAAAATCGATTGCATGACTCTACAATCCATAAAAAGTAAAACcataaagaaaaaaaacataattaCATAAGCAGCTAAAATCAACTTGTATTACTAAAAACAATTTATGAGTTTCTGTGTTGAAGATTTTCTTACCCGACAGACAGAATCACGTCCCCCAGTTAGCAAAATGTCAATTGTAGGATGAAGAGCCAAGCAATAAACACCACTTAGGTGACCATGATAGGACCGGATAACCTATACAGCAATTTATGAGTTTCAATAACAAGAACGATTTCAAGGGATAAAAAATTCTTCTGAAGTTCTTATTTGTCCAAAGCAGCAAGTCTATGCAGTTCTGACCTTATTCTGTTCAAGGTCCCAGCATTTAACTTGCTTATCATCACCAGCAGAGAACATATATGTGTGTTTGCTACTGACAGCGAGGCCTGTGAATAaaacataaatatcaaattattttgaaTCCCTGATTGATAATCATCATCCACAGCATGGTTAACCAGTAAAAACTATTCACACCTTAGAAAATTTCTCAAAACAAACCTCGTATCTGTTCAATGTGTCCAGTCAGTGTGAGCTTTAGCCTTCCACTTGCTACATCCCATATCTAGCATGCCAAAATTAAGACGACAAAAAGACAAGTCATTTTCAAAAAGTAATGACTCAATTTTCAAATAAATATCCATTTTATAGACTCGCATACCAGCAGAGgggaaaaaaagagagagagagaatggaTAACTTCCAATCACACAGTTATATACCTTGATCGTACGGTCAGCAGAACCAGTACAAAACCAGTTGTTACTAGGATCAAAGGCTACTGATCTCACCCATCCCAAATGTCCACTGATGACCTGCATTACCATTTAAACATGTCAAGTAATCTACATGAACTGGACGACAAAGAAGCAGCCATTAAAGATGTTCAACAGGAAATAACTAAGGAAATCGACTGGCATTATACAAAAGTGAAATTACTGAATGTTAACTCTAGTAGCTTTAGTCATATAAACATGTTTATCATAAGACTAGACTAAGACATACAATCAGCACAATAGACAAGAAAGTAACCCAATAGAAAAGAGGGAAAGAGTCCAAAAGTGCTAGTGTGTGCCTGTGCCCACAAAGGGAAATAAAAGAGAAGACCATTTCTATGTCATTGCACATGCCCGTAAAATCAACAACAAACTCCCCTGACATTTCTATCAACCACCATGACAAATAGAAAGAGATTCTCACCCTGTAGTTCTTCCATGGACGATGCCACACGGGACGTGGCCATTTGCTTGGGATCCTTTCTATTATAGCAGAGGTTGTCAGCCTGTGATATGAAGGAAACCATAAATCTACGATCTCTAAATGCCCTCAATTTGCAGGATATGAGTGGCATGCCACAACAGAATATAACTTAAATGGTTTCACCAATTTGCAATCCACTTATAGATCATATAACCAAATAAATACTTCTATATGCAAGTCACAACACATTTGTGCACATCCACCTACAAAGCTTGTCGCATGCCTAAACAAAGGTAAGTGCAAGATACAACAAATGATAGGTCTAATTGCATGAGAGGATTTTTCACATATTAGAGCAGGTAAGcaactaaaaagaaaagaaaagaaaggagaccACCATGGAGAAGAATAAGAATGGTGCTTTAAAAATCACATTACAGTTTACTCAAAAAAGAATGATCATAGTTAAtctcaaaatttttgttttcactaTCAAAATATATGGAATAACTATCCTGATTACTATCCCTAACTAAAAAGGTGTCATCAAAACTGAAATTCTAAATGTCTTTGACGCCATCTAAACTATCACCCTTACTGTAATAACTAGATCTGTCACTACAATCACGAATGTTTTTATCCGTACCATTTCTAGCTGGGTCTTCATTTACACTAGTATTTTCAACAGGACGAAGGCTATTCTTTGATTTACTTAGCTCACATCTATATTCTAATTCTCCCTTAGACAATATTAAATTGAACCAGGATTTTTCCACAGAGCTTTCTAGCTATATTTACATGAAAGTACAATACATAAAATcaattgaatattttatttcCTATTAGAATAGGCATACTAGATACAATCACTAATGTTGTTAACAAACAATGATTGAATATTGCAAGAAACAATTCTCTTTTGTGAGAACCCAGAGTAGCAATTCATTATATATAATAgaactcttttttcttttcaattagAAATAGTGAGTTCCCCATGTTGTGTAAAATTTGCAATgaaaaaattgaagaaagaaaccTTTCTCCTATCCTCCTATCAAGAACCTTTTTCGTAAAACCTCATCTACTAACATAATACAGAAAGTTTCTATTCCAACACGGAACCAAAAGGACAACATATAGGAAGAGCAGAAGAAGCTGTAATGCTTGGATCAATCCATTATCTGACACCATGGGATACAGGATAGAAAAGAATACAGCAATCCTAATGATTCATACATAGGATTAAATATGCACCCAGGAAAATATTTCAGTTGTGTTTAgtcttttatttttgtatttaagaTCTTGTACATCTAGATAAGAATATATCTGTCCGAAATATAGACAATAGGATCGGCTCTATCCTTTCAGTAAAAGACTGGACCGAGTTTAATTGCAATTCAACAGCACAACTTCTAAAATCATCAAT encodes:
- the LOC108480269 gene encoding protein pleiotropic regulatory locus 1, with the protein product MAAPTLEMEPVEPQSLKKLSLKSLKRALDLFSPIHGQFAAPDPESKKIRMSHKINVEYCGIKTASGQTSRQSNSGAADTGNQGSVPSNALALAGPADSRDSQKGGAQNALVVGPSLQPKGQNGTSGKSSAITSASAPFSERLTTSAIIERIPSKWPRPVWHRPWKNYRVISGHLGWVRSVAFDPSNNWFCTGSADRTIKIWDVASGRLKLTLTGHIEQIRGLAVSSKHTYMFSAGDDKQVKCWDLEQNKVIRSYHGHLSGVYCLALHPTIDILLTGGRDSVCRVWDIRTKMQIFALSGHDNTVCSVFTRPTDPQIVTGSHDTTIKFWDLRYGKTMSTLTHHKKSVRAMAPHPKEHSFASASADNIKKFSLPKGEFLHNMLSQQKTIINTMAVNEDGVMATGGDNGSLWFWDWRSGHNFQQAQTIVQPGSLDSEAGIYALSYDVTGTRLISCEADKTIKMWKEDETATEQTHPLNFKPPKDIRRF
- the LOC108482264 gene encoding UDP-glucuronic acid decarboxylase 2-like — translated: MASELIHRNQTTPQSSPNISPGTPSSPVRNWKTPFRYVAQKQRFFFVLVGIAIAALFFNSFPVSTSSLFQELSGGGGGGSGLIAGSVSGLGAESSEVTRRVLYEAYTEGFRGRNVAATGKVPLGLKKKNLRIVVTGGAGFVGSHLVDRLIARGDSVIVVDNFFTGRKENLMHHFGNPKFELIRHDVVEPILLEVDQIYHLACPASPVHYKFNPVKTIKTNVVGTLNMLGLAKRVGARFLLTSTSEVYGDPLQHPQVETYWGNVNPIGVRSCYDEGKRTAETLTMDYHRSLGIEVRIARIFNTYGPRMCIDDGRVVSNFVAQALRKEPMTVYGDGKQTRSFQYVSDLVEGLIRLMEGDHVGPFNLGNPGEFTMLELAEVVQEAIDPNAKIEFRPNTEDDPHKRKPDISKAKQLLGWEPTISLRKGLPLMVSDFRQRIFGTPKTLIGGGATA